Below is a window of Myroides profundi DNA.
CTAAATGGTTATTATCTGTGTTATTTAACTTAAAACCTAATGTTGGTTGAACACGATGAAAAGACTCATGCCCCAATAGGTTAATTCTATTTTGTACATTATCAGATAGTGGAAGCATAATCATCGCCCATCGCTTGCCTTTCCATTCAATAGCTGTATTGGCTATATTAATATTTTTAGGTAATGTACCAATATATACCCCTTCTTGAGGCTTTAATTTATTTTCTTTATCCCCCTCATTAGCATAAATAGCTCTTGTCTCAGAATCTATTAATAAGATAGGTCCATACAAGTCAATGTCCCATAGAGATTTGTGTTGTTCTGCAGCATTTTTAAATTCATCAAAATAAACATTCGCTTGTTCTAACATACTCTGTTCATTCTGACTAAAGATACTTTGGGTAAGTAAAAAAAGTGAGAACGCGATTAGTTTTCGTTTCATATTTATAGTTATAGGTGTTTAGAAACGAATATATTAAAATATCTGATTTGCTAAGAAATATTTATATAAAACACAAAAGGATATTATCTAATATCCTTTTGTATAACTAAACTATTTATTTTTTATAATGCCCATTATCAACTGTGATAGTCACTACTTTTGGAGCAGCGATATTTCCTTCACCGTGCTCACCTCCTATAAATGAAACTGGAATAGCTTTTTTAATTGTATAATGTAACACTCCTTTTTCATCTTGGGTTACTTCTACAGCGTCAACAAGATAATCATCACCGATGTACTCATATTTAGCATCTTGGTAGTTTTTCTTATTAGCTCCTATTCTAATTGCTATGGTAGCTAATCTATCATGACCAATAGGAAATTTACCATTGGCTAAAACAAAAGTTCTAGGCCTTACTACTGTATATAGTCCTGGCTCAGGTTTATTAATATTAATACTTAAAAGACCTCCTGGAAAATCACCATACTTAGCATCATCTTTTGATGGAAAAAAGTCAGTATCAGTCATTGTTATAAAAGTATCATTATAACTTTTACCTTCTCTATGACGAGGTAGATAATTCCAATATTTATAAGTTACGTTCTTGTCCGCTAATACTTTTTTATTTCATACTAAACCTAAAAAGGCTGTCAAAACAAAGAGGCTTGTTTTATCTTTTAATTTTTGTACAGAAGAAACTGATTAGCACTACTCAAACTAAACATTAAACAAGGTTTTCTTCGGGCGTTGATTAGAGAGTCTTTTAGAGTTCTTCGGAAAACTGGCCTTCCTTCCGAACAAACACTGAATTATTCCGAAGAGGTTCCGAATAAACGCATAGCGCTAATATATTTTGTTACTGAAAATCAGCTAATTAAAAATTAAATATAGGAAAAAAGTGGAACTTTTTGGAAATAAAGAGAAGTTTTTGGAAAAGAATGGAAGTTTTTGGAAGGAAGTGGAAACTATTCTAAAAACTTGTTCTTTTCGATCGTAGTTTTGCCATGTAATCAGGAAAATAAATATGATTGTATTGGAATTCTTTGATTTTTCCTGATAAACCAAGTGTTTTAATAGATACTTCACGAAGTGAATTACATTAGGCAACAACAATAAAATAGTATACTTATATGATAGTCTTTGGATTTAAATTTCTTTATATAGCAATCAGAATTAACCTTTACTACTTCTATACTTAAAGTAGTACTATGGAATAATAACCATTAATCACATCAGTATCACCGATGGTCAAAGACTTTTAATGGCATAAAAGAGAGCAATTATATTTGCTCTTCTAAAAAACAGTTATGCAATACATTTATAATTCTATTGGATTTCTCTTAAGTAAAGTATTCCATTATAGATTCAGTGTTTCACTTCAGAATATAGCTAGAGCTTTTCCCTGTGCTTCTTATCAAGAGATTGCATATTATCATAAATACTTTTATAGAAATCTCAGTCGTGTACTAGTTGAAACGCTATTTTCTAAAAGACAATTACTATATCTAACACAAGGAACTAAAGAGGATTTAGAAGAAATCAAAAAAGAAAATAGAAATATAATATTACTCCTTGGTCATTATGGGAATTGGGAATTGATAAGACAATTACCTCTATCTACTGATATACCAATCCAAGCGCTCTATAAACCTCTTAAAAGCAAATACTGGAATCATAGAATAAAAAATAGAAGAGAAAAGAATGGCATTCGTCTTATTCCATCACAAAATGCTTTGCGTATATTACTTAAAGAGAAAGATACAATAAATATGACTGTCTTTATTTCAGATCAGTTTCCTGGAAAGAATAAAGGCATAGAAGTCCAATTTCTAAATCAAAAAACTCATGTGTACACTGGTGCAGAACAAATAGCCAGAAAGCTTAATGCCTATGTAATCTATGGTGAAATATCACCTTTTGGCAATAAAAAATGGCAACTATCTATAAGTACCATTTGTCAAGAAGCTAGAGAAACAAAAGAAGGTTTTATCTCTACTCACTTTACTGAAGAATTAGAAACAAGTATTCGAAAAGATCCATCATTATGGTTATGGTCTCATAAACGATGGAAATAATAGATACAAAAAAGCCTGAGCAATGCTCAGGCTTTCTTTATTCATTTTAATCACCTTAAATGATTAGTTTTTTCCTAAGAAAATTTGGAATCCTAATCCAACTCCTAAACCAGAGAATTTCTCTCCTCCAGTAAAGTTAGCTTTACTATAGCTATATCCTGCAGTTAATTCTAAAGCAACATTACGAGATACGAAGTGAGAGTAACCTCCTTTAATATCAAATGCAAATGAGTTTTTAGTATCTCCATCTTGAGATGCGCCTTTAATTCCGACACCACCTTGTCCAAAGAATCTACCTGTAGCACTAGCTCCTTCTGGGAAGTAGTAACGTCCATAAGGCATAACTACATAACTCCAAATGTTTTTACCATCTTTTACAGTCTGAAGACCACCACCAATTTCAGCTCCTACTGCGAAACCATCAGAAATAAAGTATGCAGCTGTTGGTTTTACTTCAAAACTAAAGCTTTCTGCCTCAAAGTTATATCCAATATTACCTATAGTAGCTCCTACCATCCAGTTTCCTTTTTTAATAGGTGTAGTACCTACTTTTTCAGATAATTTTGGAGTTTCCACGTTGATTTGAGCGTTAGCAGTTGTAATTCCAGCTACTAATAATGCTGCCAATAAAGTAATCTTTTTCATAATTTTTACTGTTTAATTTGTAATCCTTTTACTAGACTAATTAGTATTTGTTTTAATAAAAGCTAAATTAATAAATTTAAACGTATTTATTACTGTTTTTTCAATAATTCTTGTTTTAGTTTAAGGAATTCTATATTTGAACTCATTAAACCATTTATTAAGAACGTTCTAGCTTCTTCAATTTCAATAAAGTCTAGATACTTATACCATCCATCTGTTTCTAGTATTTCTTTGACTTTAGTAATTCTTTTCGCAGTCTCAGAAGCACTTCTCAACACATGGTTTGTATCATTAAGACAACCTTTATGCTTAAAAGTCACATATTTTTTTTCTAGATCTAGAATTATAGCATACAAAGGTTCTTGTTCATTGTTAGGAAAGAAGCTATCCCAAGTGGCATAAGCAAGTGTGTATACACTATTCTTATATTCGTCTGATGTAATCTTCCAACGACAGTTAGCTGCTCTACCCCAGTGATTTGCATATCTTGCCACACCTTTCTCATCGTAATAATACATACTGCCTGTCTTGCTTTTATAGTCAGGTTTTCTCCCTTCAATAAATGACATTGGTATTTCTTGCCATTCGCAATAAGTGTGTTTAAAAAAATTGAATCTACTGTATTTTTTCATTGTTTTAATTAAGCGCTAGTTGATTATTTAGGATAGTAATTCCCAAGGATTCCATTTCTTTTATTGCTTGAGACAAACCGTCTTCAGTAATAGGTTTAGTAGCAAAATTCAGAAAGAATGTTTTGATACCTGCTTCTTGTGCATCTTTGGCGCTAAAATAAACGCAAAATTCAGCAGCTAATCCACATACGTATAACTCTGTTACTTGCTTATCTTTTAAGAAGCCTAAAAGACCTGTGCTATATTGGTGATCATTGTCATAAAAGCCACTGTATGAATCGACTTCTACATTCATTCCTTTTCTAAAAATAGCAGCTACTTTAGTAGTATCCCATTCAGCAGTAAACTCGGCTCCTTTCGTTCCTTGTACACAGTGATCTGGCCAAAGTACCTGTGGTATTCCGTTTAGATTGATTAAATCAAATAAATCGTTGGCTAGATGTTGGCTAGCAAAGCTCTTATGGTTACTTGGATGCCAGTCTTGAGTTGCTATAATTAAATCAAATTGCTCTTGAATTGTATTAATAATCGGAATAATTTTATCACCATCCTTTACTGCTAAACTACCTCCTGGCAAAAAATCATATTGTAAGTCTACTACTAATAATGCTTTCATATCTAGATTTATCTAATTCTGTTGTAGAACAAAAATACTAAAATTAGAAGGATTCAACCTTTTCTTTTAAAAAGTTCTAAACAAATCCTATAACTGTATAAATAGCTTTAAGTATAAACTAAAAAAGGCATTCAATTACTTGAATGCCTTTTTTGTTAGGGTAACTAATGGGTTTCGAACCCACGACCTTCGGAACCACAATCCGACGCTCTAACCAGCTGAGCTATAGCTACCATGTTAAACTGTATTAAAATACTAGGGTAACTAATGGGTTTCGAACCCACGACCTTCGGAACCACAATCCGACGCTCTAACCAGCTGAGCTATAGCTACCATTTAATGATGTAAAGTACTTAGGGTGACTAATGGGGTTCGAACCCACGACCTCCGGAACCACAATCCGGCGCTCTAACCAACTGAGCTATAGTCACCATTTAATGATGTATAAGTACTTAGGGTAACTAATGGGGTTCGAACCCACGACCTCCGGAACCACAATCCGGCGCTCTAACCAGCTGAGCTATAGCTACCATGTTAAACTGTATTAAAATACTAGGGTAACTAATGGGTTTCGAACCCACGACCTTCGGAACCACAATCCGACGCTCTAACCAGCTGAGCTATAGCTACCATGTTTCTGTTTAACGAGTGCAAATTTAGCGATTATTCTATACTTCGCAAGCTTTTTCGCTTATTTTTTACACTAAATTTATATCAAATCTTCTAAAGTATTGACTGCTAAATACCTTTCAACTGTAAAACCTTCAGCAAAATCTTTATTTATTAGTCTTCCTAGGTCCTGCGCACGATAAGTTATGCTATCTAAGAAGTTTTTTGACGTGATTGGAGTACTCGGTTCTTTAGAATTTTGATCAAAGAATTGCGTGCTATATGCCATTACAGAATCAACTTTCTGATCCATGAAGCCAGTTACATCTACAACAAAGTCTGGCTCTATGTTTTTCCATTGAATATAATGATACACAACCTTAGGTCTCCATGCCTCTTGTTCTTCTCCGTCTAAGCTAGTTTCAATCTTTCTCAATCCTGAAAGGAAACAAGCATCAGATACTAGTTTACTCCCTTTTCCATGATCGATATGTCTATCGTCAATAGCATTACACAATACTATCTCTGGACGATACTTACGAATCATTTTAATGATCTCTAATTGATGCTTTTCATCATTGATAAAGAATCCATCTCTAAACTTTAAATTCTCTCTTGCAGACACCCCTAATATAGCAGCAGCATTAGTAGCTTCTACTTTTCTAATCTCTGCAGAACCTCTAGTTCCTAATTCTCCTTGAGTAAGATCAATAATTCCTACTTTTTTCCCTAGAGAAACTTCTTTTGCTATAGTTGCACCACATCCTAATTCTACATCGTCTGGATGAGCTCCAAACGCTAATATATCTAATTTCATTTGTTGTCTTTTATTATTCTATAATTTGAAATTCTTATATAAATACTTGCTTCATGGTAGAAGACTTATTTACTGTTTCTATAAATTCACTTGATGGATCACTATCTATAGTTACTCCACAACCAATATATAGATTAACACTATCCTCTTCTATATTCATACAACGCAAATTTACAAATAGATTCGTTTCATCAGTATTTTCTTGTTCTACATTGCAATTTAATTCTCCTAAATAACCAGCATAATACGCTCTATAATATCCTTCTTCTCTAACCAAAAAGTCTCGTGCAACATCCTTGGGCATCCCACAAACAGCAGGAGTAGGATGAAGTGCTTCAACTATTGGTTTAAGACTATCATCATTTAATGTAGCTGTAATATCTGTACAAATATGCATCACTTTAGCCGCACGTTTAGAGTAAGGTTCCGAAGTTGAAATATTTTGTACGAAGGGCTTTAAAGTTTCTGTAATAAAATCAGTTACAAACAATTGTTCTTCCTGTTCCTTCATCCCCCACTCTACTACTTCTTGCCCATGATTTACTTGTGTACCTGCTAGAGCCATTGTTTTTAAAGTATTGTCCTTTATAGATAGTAGTGTTTCTGGCGTTGCTCCCATCCACAATCCTATTTCCGGATGATATACTAAAGAACAAAATGCAGTTGGATAAATATTACACAATTTATTGAATAACTGCCCTAAATCCTCTACTTGATAAGGAACATTTTCCTTTCGAGATGGAACTACTTTTCCGAATTGTTTATCTTTAATAGCATTTACACAACGCTTTACAAGATCTTCAAAGTCCTCTTTAGCTTTCTGATCATCATAATTAAGTACAACTTCAGGAAGGTCAAAAGCAATATCTTGTTGTGCTTCTTTTATAATAGCAGACTCTGCTAATGGAATATAAAATCGTGTTCCTTCAGCAAAAGGTGCAAATACAAAACCTTGTTCTTCAAATGTTTCTACCTTATGAAGAGCATACGTTTTTTGAAATAACCCTACTATTGTTTTAGAATTTGGTTTGCGATAGACAGCAAAAGGCTTTTGATCAGCGTACTGCTTTGCTAAGCATTTAAATAAATACATCTTTTATGTTGATTTGTTTTTCTGTGCTTTTGTTACTTTGTTTTTGCTCCACGAATTACACTCTTAAATTTACATCATCCTCATCACAAAAGACCAAAATAACAAAATCACTTTAATTATTTATCGATAACGATATTTGTAATCTTACAGATAGATACCAATACATCATTCTCATCTGTTATTCTTATTTCCCATAAGTGCAGTGTGCGTCCTCTGTGTAATAATCTAGCTGTTCCGATTACATAGCCAGAACGCTTACTCTTAACGTGATTAGCAGAAATCTCAATCCCTCTTATCTCTTGCTTACTAGGATCGATTAACATTAAAGAAGCTCCGCTACCTAAACTTTCTGCTAAAGCTACAGAGGCCCCTCCATGTAAGAGTCCCATAGGTTGGTGTACCCTTGGATTAACAGGCATTTTTGCTACTAAGAAGTCAGGTCCTGCATCTATATATTCTATTTCTAATGTTTCCATCAGTGTATTCTTACACACCTTAGCATACATGGCTAATAACTCTTCTTTATTAAAGTCTTTCATATTCTTTTTGCTCATTGTTTGTTAGAAGTTTAAAAACATAGGTCAAGCGATAGTTTAACTAGAAGAATTGAGTTTAAAAAATCGCTGTTTAAATATACTCCTCCAAAATTATAGATTAATAACTAAAACTATTGAAATAATAGCTCTAATCCCTATTATTTATCATATGAGGTTCATCTAGTGGGATTAAAATTAAAAGAAAATAACTCTTGATTTCTTAAAAATATTATAATTGTTTTGAATTTGGCTTAGTCAGCATTTTTAATGACTTCTATCAGTTAGTTCTATCCTATTTTTTTAGTAATTTTACCTCCTTGATTATAACGATACTATTTACAACAAAATAATGGAAGATATCCAACAAGAAGTTTTCAATGCATACGAAGTCATCAAAAATGGCGGAATTATATTATACCCTACTGATACTGTATGGGGAATAGGATGTGATGCAAATAACCCTGAAGCTATCAAAAAAATATATGCACTTAAGAAACGTGCAGAATCAAAAAGTATGATTGTCTTAGTAAATGAGAGAATATTCCACAGAGTATTCAATTCTCCACCAGCTGTGACGTGGGATATCTTAGACTGCAGTGAGAAACCTACTACTTTAATCTTAGACAACCCTAAGTATGTAGCTAAAGAAGTAGTATCAGCTGATAACTCTTTAGGAGTTCGTATTGTAGAAGAACCTTTTTGCTTTAGATTAATTGAAAAAATGAAATCACCTTTGGTTTCTACTTCAGCTAATATTAGTGGAGAACCTTCTCCTGCTAACTTTAGCGAAATTAGTAAAGAGATTATCGAGGGAGTTGATTATGTAGTTAACCTACGTCAAAAGGATACAAAGCCTGCAAAACCTTCTACAATTATTAAATTAAAAGATAATAGCCTAGTTACTATCATTAGAAAATAGTATCTCCTATTGAATATATTATGACTGAAACCCCAATATATAAAGAAGCCATTACACATCCTATATTTGACTATATCTCTAAAGCAGCAGAAAGTTTAAATGTAGATAGCTATGTAATTGGTGGATTTGTAAGAGATTTTTTATTAAAAAGAGATTCTAAAAAAGATATTGATATCGTTGCTGTAGGTAGTGGTATCGAATTAGCTTTAAAAGTATCTGAATTACTTCCTAACAAACCTAAAGTACAAGTTTTTAAAAACTACGGGACGGCAATGTTGCGTTATGATGACATTGATATTGAGTTTGTTGGAGCAAGAAAAGAGTCATATCACTTCGACAGTAGAAAGCCTGTTGTAGAAGATGGTACATTAGAAGACGACCAGAATAGACGTGACTTTACTATCAATGCCTTAGCAATATCTCTTAAGAAAGAAACTTATGGAGAGTTAGTAGACCCTTTTAATGGGGTTGCTGATTTAGCTAATAAAATTATTCGCACTCCTCTAGATCCAGATATTACGTATTCTGATGATCCATTGCGTATGATGAGAGCCATTCGCTTTGCAACTCAACTAGATTTTATGATAGAACAAAATTCTCTTGATTCTATCACTGCTAATCACAAGAGATTAGAGATTATCTCTGGAGAGCGTATCGTAGATGAGCTAAATAAGATATTAATGTCTAAAAAGCCTTCTAAAGGATTCTTATTACTTTATAAAACAGGTTTACTTGATTTAATTTTACCTGAGCTTACTGCTCTTAACCAAGTAGAAGAAATAGAAGGACATACACATAAAAATAACTTTTATCACTCTCTAGAAGTAGTAGATAATATCTGCCCTAATACAGATGACTTATGGCTTAGATGGTCTGCCTTACTTCACGATATTGGAAAAGCTCCTACTAAGCGCTTTTCTAAAAAACAGGGATGGACATTCCATGGACATGAATTCCTTGGTGGTAAAATGGTAAAAAAGATCTTTATGAGATTACATATGCCATTAAACCAGAAGATGAAATTCGTACAGAAAATGGTCATCATGAGTTCAAGACCTATTGTTCTTGCTCAAAAAGAAGTAACTGACTCAGCTGTAAGAAGATTAGTATTCGATGCAGGGGAAAATGTAGAAGATTTAATGATTCTATGTGAAGCTGATATTACTACTAAAAACCCTTCTAAGTTTAAGAAATATCACAACAACTTTAAAATAGTTAGAGATAAAATAGTTGAAGTGGAAGAACGCGATCACGTACGTAACTTTCAACCTCCTATTACTGGAGAAGAGATTATGGCGATTTATGACCTTAAACCATGTCGAGAAATCGGTATGATTAAAGAAGCTATCAAAGAGGCTATTTTAGAAGGTGTTATTCCTAATGAATACGATGCGGCTTTTGAATTCATGAAAGCTAAAGCGTCTAAAATGGGACTTGAAATTGTAAATAAATAATAAAAATAATGAGAAACTATTTTTTGCCATTAGCTAAAGTATCTCTTGTACTAGTTTATCTAGTAATCTTTGCAGGTGCAGCAGTAAGAATGACAGGCTCAGGAATGGGATGTCCGGATTGGCCAAAGTGTTTTGGATATTACATCCCTCCTACAGAAGAACAAACTATCACGTGGGAACCGAATAGAGAATACGAAAAAGGACAAATGATCATACATGATCAAAGTCTGTGGAGAGCAAAAGAAACTTTTACAACCACAGATACCTATAATGAAAGTCATTGGGATAAATATACTCGTCATGATTATGCTGAGTTTAATGCTAAACACACTTGGACCGAATATGTAAATAGACTTTGTGGTGCATTAGCAGGATTAGCTTGTCTAGCAATGGCTATAGCTTCATTTTCTTTCTGGAGAGACCGCAAAGGTTTAGTATTAGCGTCTTGGTTAGTTGTATTCTTAATGGGATTCCAAGCTTGGTTAGGTGCTACTGTAGTATACTCAGTACTAAACCCTATCAAGATTACAGTACACATGGTAATGGCTTTAGTTATTGTTGCTATTATTATCGGAATCATTAAAAGTGCTAAAAAAGAAACTGAAATTAAAAAGTACAACGGTACATTTAGAAGTTTATTGGTAGTTTCTCTTATTTTCACGCTTGTACAAGTAGTTTTAGGAACACAGGTACGTGAATTTATTGACGAACAGGTACAAGCAGGTATAGGGAATGAATATTTATGGTTAAATAATCCTACTGTAGAATTCTATATCCACCGTAGTTTCTCTTTCATAGTAATGTTTTTGAATATGTATCTGTTTTATATTAACAGAAGATCTAATTTAGGTTTCGATAAGATGAAATGGGTAATGGTACTATTAATTCTAGAGATATTCACTGGTATTATGATGTATTACGTTCATTTCCCATTCGGAACTCAAGCAGCTCACCTAGTATTAGCGTCTATCCTTTTTGGAGTTCAATTCCAATTAATTTTAGAAGCAAGAAGATGTTATCACTGTGGTAAAAGTAATCTAGACTAAAAGATATAGTCATATAATAAAAAGGGAGAGGTAAAATGATATCATTTTACCTCTCCCTTTTTTATTTAAGATCAATAACTATTTCGTTGAATAAATTGACTTGTAACTTTAGCGACATGCTCTAAATGATTAGGCAATGTTTCTTCTGTATAAGGGTGTCTAGAACCAAATACATGATCTGCCTCGTCTACTACATCCAAAAGAGAATTAGATATCCATTGATGTAGTAATTGAGCTTCTTTTAACGGTACTGCAGGATCATTAGTCCCCTGTACTATTAAAGTAGGTTTCTTTAAATTTTGAGCAGCTTTCTGTACGTTTAAGACTGTTTCATTTTGTTCATAATCTTCCCAAAAAGTAAAGTAGTGTGGCATTTGCTGTTTTGTTCTACCGTTTTCACTATAAAAGACTCCTTTTGCTTTCCATTCTTCAAATCGATCTCCTTTAGGAAATCTCTTTCTGTAATCTGATACTCCTGCCCAGGTAATAACCCCTTTTACATCTGGATTATAATAACCTTGCAGAATAACAGTTCCTCCTCCTCTACTATGTCCTATTAGATAAATATTCTCTTTATCTACTTCCGGCTTTGTTTTATAATATTCTATCACACTTGTCAGATCGCGTTGTTCTTGAGAGTAAGTATTGTCCCCAAAAGCTTCTAGATCATCAAATTCAGAAGGCTTATCTATGGTTGTACCATTTAATGAGAAATTAAATTTAACCACATAACATCCTGTCTCTGCAATATAATCCATGGCTTTATTCCATGCCCCCCAATCTTTAAACCCCTTATATCCGTGACAGAAAATTACCAGTGGTAATGAACTACCTAATCTAGGATAGCTACTGTCTGAAAGAAAAGGACGGACAGTTCCTTCTATTAATACTTCTTCTTTTATTAAGTCTTTAGTCATATCTTTTTTTGTTTTTTAACACTCATAATACTAATTTTAAAAAAAGTTTAAAATTTAAAGACTTAAATTCGTCTTTAAACTTAAAAAATATTATTACCTAAAATCTATTATTATGAATGTATTTAAAAAGTTAATTCTTTTACCTAAAACTTTTACAGTTCTAGTTTTAGCCGCTGTGTTATTCTTTTCAAGTAGTACAATAAACGCACAAGATAAAGAGGGTTTGAATATTAAGAGTACTACAATAGAATACCATATCAGCAAGAATACTAAAGATAGTGAATTAGATGAGATTAAAAAAGAAGTTAATAATGAAAAGATAGCGAACCTTACTTTCTCAAATATAAAGAGGAATGCTAAAGGAGAACTTATTTCTCTTAAAACAAGCTTTAAAGATGGAAGAGGATCTTCTCAACAAAAGTCAGAATATAACTCTAATGGAATAGCGGATTTCACAGTTAAAATACATCAAAACGAATCAGGTGAACGTTATTTAGAGTTAGGCAATCGTTCAAATTCAGTATTAAATATTGCCAAAGACCCTCATGCTGGTAGAGCGTTATATTCCGATGAGTTAGATAAAGAATACGAAGAATTCTTTGCGCAAGATTTTATGCAATTAATGAAAGGTATACAAGAGGATATGAAAGCTCAACAAGACCTGTTCCTTAATTTGCTACGTGAACATGAAGAAGCAAATACAAAAGAGAAATCGGATCCTAAAGAGTCAATTAATAAGTAATAATATATCATTAGATATCTTACTAAGTAGCACTAATCCCTATGCGAATCATTGCATAGGGATTAGTGCTACTTATTTTTTTACTATATATTTAGTAACTATACCAGTATTAGTAATAAGCTTAAGTATATATGTTCCTCTATTAATAAAATCAAAAGATATTGATGACTCCTTGAGTTTAAGAAAAGATTTGATTAATCTACCATTTAGATCATAGACATAAGCATCATAAAGCGTTATCTTCTCAGAATCATAATTGAGATAAAGGTTCTTCTCTACAGGATTAGGCCATACAACAATATCAATACTCTCTATATTTTGATTTACTATTTCTTGACGATTCAGAGTTTCATAAGTGTCTGATTTAACCTCGTTGATAGATATCGGATTTTTAGAAGATATAATTAAAGAATACTCTTGAACCCCTCTTGGCATAAGGTAATTCTTATTACTAATCATGACAGTACTTTCTCCTTTAGGAAGTTTCTTTCTAGTGATACGCTCTACATTATCCACATCATTATCTTTTTCTACAGCCACAGGGTTACTCATATCTTTCTTTAATGCCCAAGGGTAGTATTCTTTCTCTGCTGTCTTAATTCTCAAATCTAAATCATTAACTAATACAGATTTATAACTAGCACTAGACAGATGACTATAATCAAAAGGGAACGCCTCATCTGTCCATACTAGCGTAGCTTCGATTTCATTATCAGTATAATCATTATTAATAATATATTTCTTCCCCTTTTTTGTCTCTAATTTATGTTCTATAAAAAAGCTCTTTTGCTTAGTAGTGTTTTCTAATAAGGTTATAGCCTTATCTATATCCACTGCTCCCCATCCATAAATAGGATTTGGGCCTTCGCCTAAATATTTTGTTTTACCTGTTTTCTTATCATACACATTGGTTAAGGAGTAAGCTGTATGGATAAGAATTGCTTTTATAGAGGCAGATTTTAGAGGGGCTTTAAAAGTCTCTTTACTCCATTCCTGCAGTAGTGCAACTAATGAAGTGACCACTGGTGAGGCCATAGAGGTTCCTGATAAATAATTGTATCTATTGGTTCTTATAATATGATTATCTGTTTTAGAATAATCATTTATAGTAGAGTATAGACCTTCTCCTTTTGCTACCAAATCAGGTTTTATTCTAAAATCT
It encodes the following:
- the pncA gene encoding bifunctional nicotinamidase/pyrazinamidase; translated protein: MKALLVVDLQYDFLPGGSLAVKDGDKIIPIINTIQEQFDLIIATQDWHPSNHKSFASQHLANDLFDLINLNGIPQVLWPDHCVQGTKGAEFTAEWDTTKVAAIFRKGMNVEVDSYSGFYDNDHQYSTGLLGFLKDKQVTELYVCGLAAEFCVYFSAKDAQEAGIKTFFLNFATKPITEDGLSQAIKEMESLGITILNNQLALN
- a CDS encoding L-threonylcarbamoyladenylate synthase; this encodes MEDIQQEVFNAYEVIKNGGIILYPTDTVWGIGCDANNPEAIKKIYALKKRAESKSMIVLVNERIFHRVFNSPPAVTWDILDCSEKPTTLILDNPKYVAKEVVSADNSLGVRIVEEPFCFRLIEKMKSPLVSTSANISGEPSPANFSEISKEIIEGVDYVVNLRQKDTKPAKPSTIIKLKDNSLVTIIRK
- a CDS encoding lysophospholipid acyltransferase family protein, producing MQYIYNSIGFLLSKVFHYRFSVSLQNIARAFPCASYQEIAYYHKYFYRNLSRVLVETLFSKRQLLYLTQGTKEDLEEIKKENRNIILLLGHYGNWELIRQLPLSTDIPIQALYKPLKSKYWNHRIKNRREKNGIRLIPSQNALRILLKEKDTINMTVFISDQFPGKNKGIEVQFLNQKTHVYTGAEQIARKLNAYVIYGEISPFGNKKWQLSISTICQEARETKEGFISTHFTEELETSIRKDPSLWLWSHKRWK
- a CDS encoding PaaI family thioesterase, whose translation is MKDFNKEELLAMYAKVCKNTLMETLEIEYIDAGPDFLVAKMPVNPRVHQPMGLLHGGASVALAESLGSGASLMLIDPSKQEIRGIEISANHVKSKRSGYVIGTARLLHRGRTLHLWEIRITDENDVLVSICKITNIVIDK
- a CDS encoding chorismate-binding protein, giving the protein MYLFKCLAKQYADQKPFAVYRKPNSKTIVGLFQKTYALHKVETFEEQGFVFAPFAEGTRFYIPLAESAIIKEAQQDIAFDLPEVVLNYDDQKAKEDFEDLVKRCVNAIKDKQFGKVVPSRKENVPYQVEDLGQLFNKLCNIYPTAFCSLVYHPEIGLWMGATPETLLSIKDNTLKTMALAGTQVNHGQEVVEWGMKEQEEQLFVTDFITETLKPFVQNISTSEPYSKRAAKVMHICTDITATLNDDSLKPIVEALHPTPAVCGMPKDVARDFLVREEGYYRAYYAGYLGELNCNVEQENTDETNLFVNLRCMNIEEDSVNLYIGCGVTIDSDPSSEFIETVNKSSTMKQVFI
- the bshB1 gene encoding bacillithiol biosynthesis deacetylase BshB1, whose protein sequence is MKLDILAFGAHPDDVELGCGATIAKEVSLGKKVGIIDLTQGELGTRGSAEIRKVEATNAAAILGVSARENLKFRDGFFINDEKHQLEIIKMIRKYRPEIVLCNAIDDRHIDHGKGSKLVSDACFLSGLRKIETSLDGEEQEAWRPKVVYHYIQWKNIEPDFVVDVTGFMDQKVDSVMAYSTQFFDQNSKEPSTPITSKNFLDSITYRAQDLGRLINKDFAEGFTVERYLAVNTLEDLI
- a CDS encoding CCA tRNA nucleotidyltransferase, translated to MTETPIYKEAITHPIFDYISKAAESLNVDSYVIGGFVRDFLLKRDSKKDIDIVAVGSGIELALKVSELLPNKPKVQVFKNYGTAMLRYDDIDIEFVGARKESYHFDSRKPVVEDGTLEDDQNRRDFTINALAISLKKETYGELVDPFNGVADLANKIIRTPLDPDITYSDDPLRMMRAIRFATQLDFMIEQNSLDSITANHKRLEIISGERIVDELNKILMSKKPSKGFLLLYKTGLLDLILPELTALNQVEEIEGHTHKNNFYHSLEVVDNICPNTDDLWLRWSALLHDIGKAPTKRFSKKQGWTFHGHEFLGGKMVKKIFMRLHMPLNQKMKFVQKMVIMSSRPIVLAQKEVTDSAVRRLVFDAGENVEDLMILCEADITTKNPSKFKKYHNNFKIVRDKIVEVEERDHVRNFQPPITGEEIMAIYDLKPCREIGMIKEAIKEAILEGVIPNEYDAAFEFMKAKASKMGLEIVNK